The proteins below come from a single Tissierella sp. MB52-C2 genomic window:
- a CDS encoding PLP-dependent aspartate aminotransferase family protein gives MRFDTRTIHGGIKGKNPSNALNPPIFQTSTFVFDNIEHANKIMSFESDDYVYTRGNNPTIRLFENRMAELEHGVGAVAFSSGMAAISSTIFSLLKPKDTIIVHKTLYGSSYSVVTELLPKYNINYKIVDLTDLNELENTIDESTKVIYFETPSNPDLSIIDIRKVREIGKKNNIKIVVDNTFASPYFQNPLLLGADIVVHSATKYICGHGDVVAGVAISKDIEYINYLKFGYMCEFGGAMSPFNAWLLLRGLKTLGIRMRQHEKNAKEVVDFLKNHPKIDSVLYPGLEDFKGHNIAKEQMKGFGAIISFEVKGGLQSAIKFADGLKLAQLAVSLGDCETLVQIPAAITHRGYPKERLAEFGLTESMVRISVGLEDSKDIIEDLEEGLKLI, from the coding sequence ATGAGATTTGATACAAGGACTATTCATGGAGGGATTAAAGGAAAAAATCCAAGTAATGCCTTAAACCCACCTATATTTCAAACTTCCACATTTGTATTTGATAATATAGAACACGCAAATAAAATAATGTCTTTTGAATCAGATGATTATGTTTATACAAGAGGAAACAACCCTACCATTAGATTATTTGAAAATCGAATGGCAGAATTAGAACATGGAGTAGGAGCAGTAGCTTTTTCTTCAGGAATGGCAGCTATTAGCTCTACTATATTTTCTTTATTAAAACCCAAAGATACCATTATAGTTCACAAAACCCTATATGGTTCATCTTATAGTGTAGTCACTGAACTATTACCAAAATATAATATAAATTATAAAATTGTAGATTTAACAGATTTGAATGAGCTTGAAAACACAATAGATGAATCTACTAAAGTTATATATTTTGAAACTCCATCAAATCCTGATTTATCTATTATAGATATAAGAAAGGTTAGAGAAATAGGAAAGAAAAATAATATAAAAATAGTAGTTGATAATACTTTCGCCTCACCATATTTTCAAAATCCATTATTATTAGGAGCAGATATAGTAGTTCATAGTGCTACAAAATATATCTGTGGTCATGGTGATGTAGTGGCAGGAGTTGCCATATCTAAGGATATAGAATATATAAATTATTTAAAATTTGGCTATATGTGTGAATTTGGAGGAGCCATGAGTCCTTTTAATGCTTGGTTGCTTCTTAGAGGATTAAAAACCTTAGGAATTAGAATGAGGCAGCATGAAAAAAATGCAAAGGAAGTAGTTGACTTCCTAAAAAATCATCCAAAGATAGATTCAGTCCTATATCCAGGTTTAGAGGATTTTAAAGGTCATAATATAGCAAAGGAACAGATGAAAGGCTTTGGAGCTATAATAAGCTTTGAAGTAAAGGGTGGATTACAATCTGCAATAAAATTTGCAGATGGATTAAAGTTGGCTCAGTTGGCAGTTAGTTTAGGAGATTGTGAAACCTTAGTTCAGATACCGGCTGCAATTACTCATAGAGGGTATCCAAAGGAAAGATTAGCCGAATTTGGTCTTACAGAAAGTATGGTGAGAATATCTGTTGGATTAGAAGATAGCAAAGATATAATTGAAGATTTAGAAGAAGGACTAAAACTAATTTAA
- a CDS encoding S-methyl-5'-thioinosine phosphorylase gives MEKAIIGGTGVYDVGSISEKRLVNTKYGEVEVDILNINGEEIVFLARHGKEHSVPPHLINYRANIMALKQLGIKYIYATAAVGSCNENYELGDIVLIKDFIDFTKLRPMTFFEGKDEPVKHVDMSEPYCKKLREKFYLTARDIGLNIKGEAVYVCTEGPRFETQHEIKMYKNLGGDVVGMTNVPEVVLAKELGMCYGVVGIITNWCTGMCGEIAIHDIQGALEKSKAKITEGFIKVFLSDLNQENCKCNNSIIEL, from the coding sequence ATGGAAAAGGCTATAATTGGAGGAACGGGAGTATATGATGTAGGAAGTATAAGTGAAAAAAGATTAGTAAATACAAAATACGGTGAAGTTGAAGTAGATATTTTGAATATAAATGGAGAAGAAATCGTATTTTTGGCAAGGCATGGAAAGGAACATTCTGTACCACCTCATTTAATAAACTATAGAGCAAATATAATGGCTCTAAAACAATTGGGAATCAAATATATATATGCAACAGCTGCAGTGGGATCTTGTAATGAAAACTATGAACTGGGAGATATTGTTTTAATAAAAGATTTCATAGATTTTACAAAACTAAGACCAATGACTTTTTTTGAAGGAAAAGATGAGCCAGTAAAGCATGTGGATATGAGTGAACCCTATTGTAAAAAATTAAGAGAGAAATTTTATCTAACTGCTAGGGATATAGGATTAAATATAAAAGGTGAGGCAGTATATGTATGTACTGAAGGCCCGAGATTTGAAACACAGCATGAAATAAAGATGTACAAGAATCTAGGTGGAGATGTAGTAGGAATGACTAATGTGCCGGAAGTAGTACTGGCAAAAGAATTAGGTATGTGTTATGGAGTAGTGGGAATCATTACGAATTGGTGTACAGGAATGTGTGGAGAAATTGCCATACACGATATTCAAGGAGCATTAGAAAAAAGTAAAGCAAAGATTACAGAAGGATTTATTAAAGTATTTTTAAGTGATTTAAATCAAGAAAATTGTAAATGTAATAATTCAATTATAGAACTGTAA
- the mtnA gene encoding S-methyl-5-thioribose-1-phosphate isomerase yields the protein MEIKTIEFKDDILYLIDQRKLPGIYEIFQCKDYKEVEFAIRDMVVRGAPAIGATAAYGVVLAAKEFLKEDEFFKKLEEALVFLGNSRPTAVNLMWAIKRMRVLIESNKNLPLDELYKRIKEEADNILAEDIETNKIMAKYGNEVIKENATILTHCNTGALATVGYGTALGVIREAHYTGKNIFVYADETRPRLQGGRLTAWELVQEEIPSRLIADNVAATLIRDGKIDVILVGADRIATNGDTANKIGTFMLSVIAKTYNVPFYIVAPTTTIDFDIETGKEIEIEERDISEVTHIDGIRIAPEGIDVYNPAFDVTPWENITGIITEKGIIRLPYKENIMKLK from the coding sequence ATGGAGATAAAAACCATAGAGTTTAAAGATGATATATTATATTTAATAGATCAAAGAAAATTGCCAGGAATTTATGAAATATTTCAGTGTAAAGATTATAAAGAAGTAGAATTTGCCATTAGAGATATGGTAGTCAGGGGAGCACCAGCCATAGGAGCTACAGCGGCATATGGAGTAGTATTGGCGGCGAAGGAGTTCTTAAAAGAAGATGAATTCTTTAAAAAGCTGGAAGAAGCTTTAGTTTTTCTAGGTAATTCCAGACCTACAGCAGTAAATTTAATGTGGGCAATTAAGAGAATGAGAGTTTTAATAGAAAGCAACAAGAACCTACCTTTAGATGAATTATATAAAAGGATAAAGGAGGAAGCAGACAATATACTTGCTGAAGATATAGAAACAAATAAGATCATGGCAAAGTATGGCAATGAAGTAATAAAAGAAAATGCTACTATTTTAACTCATTGTAATACAGGAGCATTAGCAACAGTAGGTTATGGAACAGCTCTTGGAGTAATTAGAGAAGCTCACTATACTGGAAAGAATATATTTGTATACGCAGATGAGACAAGACCTAGACTTCAAGGAGGCAGATTAACAGCTTGGGAACTGGTGCAGGAAGAAATTCCATCAAGATTAATAGCTGACAATGTGGCTGCAACTTTAATAAGAGATGGAAAAATAGATGTAATCTTAGTTGGAGCAGATAGAATCGCCACTAATGGAGATACTGCAAATAAAATAGGAACTTTTATGTTATCAGTAATAGCTAAAACATATAATGTTCCATTTTATATAGTAGCACCTACAACGACTATAGATTTTGATATAGAAACAGGTAAAGAAATCGAAATTGAAGAAAGAGACATATCTGAAGTAACTCATATAGATGGAATAAGAATTGCTCCAGAAGGAATAGATGTATATAATCCTGCATTTGATGTTACACCTTGGGAGAATATAACTGGAATAATAACTGAAAAAGGAATTATTAGACTTCCATATAAAGAGAATATTATGAAATTAAAATAA
- a CDS encoding L-fuculose-phosphate aldolase, which translates to MIMLEEKKLIVEYGKKLATSNLTKGTGGNLSVYNREKSLMAISPSGIDYFKTGVEDIVVMNLKGNIVDGHREPSSEYDMHRIFYENRDDIDAIIHTHTMYATTLACLNWSLPPVHYMVALAGLDVRCANYATYGTKELAENAFEAMKDRYAVLLANHGLLAGSKDLANAFNITEEIEYVAELYYRTKAIGEPVILSEEEMTLMIEKFKTYGQVKKD; encoded by the coding sequence ATGATAATGTTAGAAGAAAAAAAGCTAATTGTTGAATATGGGAAAAAGCTAGCTACATCCAATCTTACTAAAGGAACAGGTGGAAATTTAAGTGTTTATAATAGAGAGAAGAGCTTAATGGCTATTTCCCCCTCAGGTATAGATTATTTTAAAACAGGTGTGGAAGATATTGTAGTTATGAATTTAAAGGGAAATATAGTAGATGGGCATAGAGAGCCTTCTAGTGAATATGATATGCATAGGATTTTCTATGAAAATAGAGATGATATAGATGCCATAATTCATACTCATACCATGTATGCAACTACATTGGCTTGTTTGAATTGGTCATTGCCTCCAGTACATTATATGGTGGCATTAGCAGGGCTTGATGTGAGATGTGCAAATTATGCTACCTATGGAACTAAAGAGTTAGCAGAAAATGCCTTTGAAGCTATGAAGGATAGATATGCAGTACTTTTAGCCAACCATGGACTTTTAGCAGGTTCAAAGGATTTAGCCAATGCTTTTAATATCACTGAAGAAATTGAATATGTAGCAGAATTATATTATAGAACTAAAGCTATAGGAGAGCCAGTAATATTATCTGAAGAAGAGATGACTTTAATGATTGAAAAATTTAAGACCTATGGACAGGTGAAAAAAGATTAA
- a CDS encoding GNAT family N-acetyltransferase, with product MDFRMADYKDIDDIMNIIFKAQENFRNNKIDQWQNNYPNDDIIREDIKNKNSYVLLKDGIIIGTVYLSFDEEPTYKKIYKGQWLSNGKYAVIHRMAVDSEYKGLGLASLMMKYVEDICLNKNIHSIKVDTHSENLSMQRSLEKNGYRYCGIIYLEDGNERVAFEKLLLN from the coding sequence ATGGATTTTAGAATGGCAGATTATAAGGACATAGATGATATAATGAATATAATATTTAAGGCTCAAGAAAACTTTAGAAACAACAAAATAGATCAGTGGCAAAATAACTATCCTAATGATGATATTATAAGAGAAGATATAAAAAATAAAAATAGTTATGTGTTACTAAAAGATGGTATCATTATTGGAACCGTATATCTAAGCTTTGATGAAGAACCAACTTATAAAAAGATTTATAAAGGGCAATGGCTAAGTAATGGAAAATATGCAGTGATACATAGAATGGCTGTTGATTCAGAATATAAAGGATTGGGACTTGCTTCTCTTATGATGAAGTACGTGGAAGATATTTGCTTAAATAAGAATATTCATAGCATAAAAGTAGATACCCATAGTGAAAACCTTTCAATGCAAAGGTCTTTAGAAAAAAACGGATATAGATATTGTGGAATAATATATTTAGAAGATGGAAATGAAAGAGTTGCTTTTGAGAAATTGTTATTAAACTAG
- a CDS encoding flavodoxin family protein translates to MEKRWLAILGSPRIGKNTDTLINHYIEGLNNRGRKVDKVVLSQIEQNICSGCEYCIKNKKCYYNDEMSEIIERVKTVEGIILGSPSYNYNVTSYMKIFLDRLFSLFTFDKGSWSSQLDSKDIKSIIIGVCAGPDELSMGFTMEAMKRVMKDHGVEIIIEERYFGTKRNPVEINKDIRNTITRKLNNSFNYTFIN, encoded by the coding sequence ATGGAAAAAAGATGGCTTGCAATATTAGGGAGTCCAAGAATAGGGAAAAACACTGATACATTAATTAATCATTATATAGAAGGGTTAAATAACAGAGGAAGAAAAGTAGATAAGGTTGTATTAAGCCAAATAGAACAAAATATCTGTAGTGGATGTGAATATTGTATTAAAAATAAAAAATGTTATTACAATGATGAAATGTCTGAAATAATTGAAAGAGTTAAAACTGTAGAAGGCATAATTTTAGGGTCTCCTTCTTATAATTACAATGTGACTTCATATATGAAGATATTTCTTGATAGACTTTTTTCATTATTTACTTTCGATAAAGGTAGCTGGAGCAGCCAATTAGATTCTAAAGACATAAAGTCCATTATAATAGGTGTATGTGCTGGTCCAGATGAATTAAGTATGGGTTTTACAATGGAAGCAATGAAAAGAGTAATGAAGGACCATGGAGTAGAAATAATCATAGAGGAAAGGTATTTTGGAACAAAGAGAAATCCAGTAGAAATTAATAAAGATATTAGAAATACTATTACAAGAAAACTTAATAATAGTTTTAATTATACTTTTATAAATTAG
- a CDS encoding HAMP domain-containing sensor histidine kinase, with translation MIVILFLIIIIAVLSAFLIILKNEMRSIKRQLHKHIAGNERPIDISLIDKDITGLASEINDIIFYQKEKNNEILKREKQLREAISSISHDLRTPLTSIIGYLQLLQKTKLDTEQQEFVDTVLSRSEDLRRFINIFYDISAWEGKESTPDLEQLNLDNIITNSILIYTEQFETKGIVPSITSLSEPTFVIADEVMLKRIIDNLVSNVVSYGKNEFHISITKDKNIDITFQNDISEEYAIDIDKIFDKFYRADLSRNSPSTGLGLYIVKLLVEKINGIVNAQLENKKLSITLSFKNQSHTSP, from the coding sequence ATGATAGTTATATTATTTTTGATTATTATAATAGCTGTTTTGTCGGCATTTCTTATTATCTTAAAGAATGAGATGCGTTCTATAAAGCGACAATTACATAAGCATATAGCTGGAAATGAAAGGCCTATTGATATTTCCTTAATAGATAAAGATATTACGGGATTGGCTTCTGAAATAAATGATATTATTTTTTATCAGAAAGAAAAGAATAATGAAATCTTAAAACGTGAGAAGCAACTTAGAGAAGCAATATCAAGTATTTCACATGATCTTCGGACACCTCTTACTTCAATTATAGGTTATTTACAGTTATTGCAAAAAACAAAACTGGATACTGAACAGCAGGAATTTGTTGATACAGTATTATCTAGAAGTGAAGATTTGCGACGTTTTATTAATATTTTTTATGATATATCCGCTTGGGAGGGGAAGGAAAGTACCCCAGACCTGGAGCAATTAAATTTAGATAATATCATTACTAATAGTATTCTCATATATACAGAACAATTTGAAACTAAGGGAATAGTACCAAGCATTACATCGTTAAGTGAACCAACTTTTGTTATTGCAGATGAAGTTATGTTAAAGCGTATTATAGATAATCTTGTTTCTAATGTAGTAAGCTATGGAAAAAATGAATTTCATATTAGTATTACTAAAGATAAAAATATAGATATTACTTTTCAAAATGATATTTCAGAAGAGTATGCAATAGATATAGATAAAATCTTTGATAAATTTTATAGGGCGGATTTATCTCGTAATAGTCCCAGTACTGGACTTGGTCTTTATATTGTAAAATTACTTGTTGAAAAAATAAATGGAATAGTTAATGCACAGCTGGAGAATAAAAAGTTGAGCATAACTCTTTCATTTAAAAATCAGAGTCATACTTCACCATAA
- a CDS encoding ABC transporter permease — protein MFNLIKLEFYKLKRQDILKVLLLIVIGISAFSAFSEIRILMSDGLRGSGKEGYTNGFRDMFMLFVSGIFAGFYIGSDFSNKTIQSQLFQGYKRLDIIISKALVFFIGTSIIMLLYPITVSIIYTFKYGWGEPFTITSVLFILRVAALGIILNVGTTSIFVLLAFLCKDIPKTICTCFAFPVLISAISSTLGKAVPVIGDLLRFTTLAQMGSIIDDIILPSTVLTVFLTAMITVIIVISLANLLFAKAEVK, from the coding sequence ATGTTTAATTTGATTAAGCTTGAGTTTTATAAATTGAAAAGGCAAGATATTCTTAAAGTTTTGCTTTTAATCGTCATTGGGATTTCTGCTTTTAGTGCATTTTCAGAAATAAGGATATTAATGAGTGATGGTCTAAGGGGAAGCGGTAAGGAGGGCTATACAAATGGATTTAGAGATATGTTCATGCTCTTTGTAAGTGGAATATTTGCAGGGTTTTATATCGGCTCTGACTTTTCTAATAAAACAATACAGTCTCAGTTATTCCAAGGATATAAGAGATTAGATATTATTATATCAAAGGCACTAGTTTTCTTTATAGGTACTTCTATAATAATGCTTTTGTATCCTATTACCGTTTCCATCATCTATACATTCAAATACGGCTGGGGAGAACCCTTTACAATAACATCTGTACTATTTATTTTAAGGGTGGCAGCTTTGGGTATTATTTTGAATGTAGGCACAACAAGTATTTTTGTTTTGTTAGCCTTTTTATGTAAAGATATACCTAAAACAATTTGTACTTGTTTTGCTTTCCCAGTTTTGATTTCAGCCATAAGTAGTACCTTGGGCAAGGCTGTTCCTGTTATTGGAGATTTACTTAGATTTACTACATTGGCGCAGATGGGAAGTATTATTGATGACATCATATTACCATCCACAGTCTTAACAGTATTTTTAACTGCTATGATTACGGTGATTATTGTTATTTCATTGGCTAACTTATTATTTGCAAAGGCAGAAGTGAAATAA
- a CDS encoding ATP-binding cassette domain-containing protein translates to MDCILQTCELSKTYENTLALDNVNIRIEKGGIYGFVGQNGAGKTTFMRIVSGLSFPNKGDIELFGVSDKKGLAEERKRMGCIIETPAFYPYMTASENMEAMRITQGIPNKKVVNQALEIVGLSDTGKKKIQNFSMGMKQRLGIATALLGEPEFLMLDEPTNGLDPVSIVEIRELLIRLVAEKQITILISSHILSELYSLATNYIIIHQGRILQSITKKQLDERCKKHISIHVNDVSHAVTVLERNLFTRNYKVMPDNSITLYDFIDDIQRVITAFSEHNLIIKNIMVAGDSLENYFVNTIGGINHV, encoded by the coding sequence ATGGATTGTATATTGCAAACATGTGAACTTTCCAAAACCTATGAAAATACCCTTGCCCTTGATAATGTAAATATAAGAATAGAAAAAGGTGGTATTTACGGTTTTGTTGGGCAAAATGGTGCAGGAAAAACTACTTTTATGCGTATTGTATCTGGGTTATCTTTTCCAAATAAGGGAGACATAGAATTATTTGGTGTTTCCGATAAAAAGGGGCTTGCAGAGGAGAGAAAACGTATGGGCTGTATTATTGAAACTCCAGCGTTTTATCCTTATATGACAGCTTCTGAAAATATGGAAGCCATGAGAATAACCCAGGGGATACCTAATAAGAAAGTTGTTAACCAAGCCCTTGAGATTGTAGGGCTATCTGATACAGGAAAGAAAAAAATACAAAATTTTTCTATGGGCATGAAGCAAAGATTAGGAATTGCCACAGCTTTACTAGGAGAACCAGAATTTTTAATGCTTGATGAACCTACAAATGGATTAGATCCAGTGAGCATAGTGGAGATTAGAGAATTACTTATTCGACTTGTGGCTGAAAAGCAAATAACGATTTTGATTTCAAGTCATATATTAAGTGAGTTATATAGTTTGGCGACAAATTATATTATCATTCATCAAGGTCGAATACTACAGAGTATTACAAAAAAACAATTAGATGAACGCTGTAAAAAGCATATTTCTATCCATGTCAACGATGTTTCTCATGCAGTTACAGTTTTGGAGCGTAACTTATTTACGAGAAATTATAAAGTTATGCCAGATAATTCTATCACATTATATGATTTTATTGATGATATTCAAAGGGTTATTACCGCCTTTTCAGAACATAACCTAATCATAAAAAATATTATGGTTGCCGGTGATAGTTTGGAAAATTATTTTGTAAATACGATTGGGGGTATTAACCATGTTTAA
- a CDS encoding response regulator transcription factor: MKNILIIEDDKEINGLLCKTLQNNGYGIVSALTGIEGLEHLKKERFDMVLLDLMLPYKSGDTILHELRKFTDIPVIVISAKDLIQTKIDLLRLGADDYITKPFDIDEVIARIEANLRRRHFNKSEANQIIVYKDIMMDVQSKQVIINGKDVMFTATEFKIMELLLSHPQKVFSKANLFESIWEEEYTVDDNTLNVHISRLRHKLKEANSDMEYIETLWGLGYRLVK, encoded by the coding sequence ATGAAGAATATATTGATTATAGAAGATGATAAAGAAATTAATGGTCTATTATGTAAGACTTTGCAAAATAATGGTTATGGTATAGTATCTGCTTTGACTGGTATAGAAGGATTAGAACATTTGAAAAAGGAAAGATTTGATATGGTACTTTTAGATTTGATGTTACCATACAAAAGTGGAGATACTATTTTACATGAATTAAGAAAATTTACAGATATTCCAGTTATAGTAATTTCTGCGAAGGATTTAATCCAAACAAAAATTGATTTGCTTCGTTTAGGGGCAGATGATTATATCACAAAGCCCTTTGATATCGATGAAGTAATAGCGAGAATAGAGGCTAACTTACGCAGAAGACATTTTAATAAATCAGAGGCAAACCAGATCATTGTCTATAAAGATATTATGATGGATGTACAAAGCAAACAGGTTATTATTAATGGAAAAGATGTAATGTTTACGGCTACAGAATTTAAGATAATGGAATTACTATTATCACATCCTCAAAAGGTCTTTTCAAAGGCCAACTTATTTGAGAGTATATGGGAAGAGGAATATACCGTAGATGATAATACATTGAATGTTCATATAAGCAGATTACGTCATAAGTTAAAAGAAGCAAACTCTGATATGGAGTATATTGAGACATTATGGGGATTGGGCTATCGGTTGGTAAAATAA
- a CDS encoding flavodoxin, protein MKKVAIIYWSGTGNTEEMANLINKGIEEKECEVRICPVSQGKIEDIDWADIVILGSPSMGSETIEEDEMEPFVESIKNNLGDKVVGLFGSYDWGDGEWMRNWVERMESYGAKVFDEGCIVNLAPEGDQGSKCIDYGRRIVE, encoded by the coding sequence ATGAAAAAAGTAGCTATAATATATTGGTCTGGTACAGGAAATACGGAAGAAATGGCTAATTTAATAAATAAAGGAATTGAAGAAAAAGAATGTGAAGTAAGGATATGCCCTGTAAGTCAAGGAAAAATAGAAGATATAGATTGGGCAGATATAGTAATATTAGGATCACCTTCAATGGGATCTGAAACTATTGAAGAAGATGAAATGGAACCCTTTGTTGAATCCATAAAGAACAATCTAGGGGATAAGGTAGTAGGATTATTTGGCTCCTATGATTGGGGAGACGGCGAATGGATGAGAAATTGGGTTGAAAGAATGGAATCCTATGGTGCCAAAGTATTTGATGAAGGATGTATAGTCAATTTAGCTCCAGAAGGAGATCAAGGAAGTAAATGTATAGATTATGGCAGAAGAATAGTAGAATAG
- a CDS encoding DUF2325 domain-containing protein, which produces MCIVLVGGHDRMHGEYKEVGGRHGYKMKVFTQMPSKLNKSIGDPDAIVLFTSTVSHKMALTAAKEAKRKNIPLLRCHNSSKNSLEETLLQLKIKVS; this is translated from the coding sequence ATGTGTATAGTTTTAGTAGGCGGACATGATAGAATGCATGGAGAATATAAAGAAGTAGGAGGTAGGCACGGCTATAAGATGAAGGTTTTTACACAGATGCCATCTAAGCTTAATAAAAGTATTGGTGATCCAGATGCTATTGTATTATTTACCAGTACAGTTTCTCACAAGATGGCTTTAACTGCCGCAAAAGAAGCTAAACGAAAAAACATACCTTTATTAAGATGTCATAATAGTAGTAAAAACTCTTTAGAAGAAACATTGTTACAGTTAAAGATAAAAGTATCTTAA